The following proteins are encoded in a genomic region of Hymenobacter siberiensis:
- the gap gene encoding type I glyceraldehyde-3-phosphate dehydrogenase, whose protein sequence is MAKIKVAINGFGRIGRLTFKSLLGRDNVEIVAINDLTDNKTLAHLLKYDSVHGRFDGTVSYDEESLTVNGVKIAALAERDPKLLPWGKMGVDVVLESTGRFVDEAGAGQHITAGAKKVVISAPATGNIPTVVLGVNEEILTGSETIISNASCTTNCLAPMAKVLDDAFGIEKGYITTVHAYTSDQNLQDAPHKDLRRARAAAYSIIPTSTGAAKAVGLVLPQLKGKLDGLAMRVPVPDGSMTDLTVILKKEVTREQINAALKAAAEGPMKGIIEYTTDPIVSIDIVGNPHSCIFDSELTSANGTLAKVIGWYDNETGYSTRTADLIQKLGEQMNG, encoded by the coding sequence ATGGCAAAAATTAAAGTCGCCATCAACGGCTTCGGCCGCATCGGCCGTCTCACCTTTAAGTCGCTGCTTGGCCGCGACAACGTGGAAATCGTTGCTATCAACGACCTGACCGACAACAAAACGCTGGCCCACCTGCTGAAGTACGACTCCGTACACGGCCGTTTCGACGGTACTGTGAGCTACGACGAGGAAAGCCTGACGGTGAACGGCGTGAAAATCGCTGCCCTCGCCGAGCGCGACCCCAAGCTCCTGCCCTGGGGCAAAATGGGCGTTGATGTAGTTTTGGAATCGACCGGCCGCTTCGTTGACGAGGCCGGCGCTGGCCAGCATATCACTGCTGGTGCCAAGAAAGTTGTGATTTCGGCCCCCGCTACGGGCAATATTCCGACTGTGGTATTGGGCGTGAACGAGGAAATTCTCACCGGCTCGGAAACCATCATCAGCAACGCCAGCTGCACCACCAACTGCCTGGCCCCCATGGCCAAAGTGCTGGATGACGCGTTCGGCATCGAGAAAGGCTACATCACCACGGTGCACGCCTACACGTCGGACCAGAACCTGCAGGATGCGCCTCACAAGGACCTGCGCCGCGCCCGCGCCGCTGCCTACAGCATCATCCCTACCAGCACCGGTGCGGCCAAGGCCGTGGGCCTGGTGCTGCCCCAGCTGAAGGGCAAGCTCGACGGCCTGGCCATGCGCGTGCCCGTGCCGGATGGCTCAATGACCGACCTGACCGTTATCCTGAAAAAGGAAGTGACCAGGGAGCAAATCAACGCTGCCCTGAAGGCCGCCGCTGAAGGCCCCATGAAAGGCATCATCGAGTACACCACCGACCCGATTGTGAGCATTGACATCGTGGGCAACCCCCATAGCTGCATTTTCGACTCGGAGCTGACTTCGGCCAACGGTACGCTGGCCAAGGTCATTGGCTGGTACGACAACGAAACCGGCTACTCGACCCGCACGGCCGACCTGATTCAGAAGCTCGGCGAGCAGATGAACGGGTAA
- a CDS encoding diacylglycerol/lipid kinase family protein, which produces MPKTCFVLNPKAGPSQRHDMPALIARYFGARETDYEIWPTEYAGHAVELARTAAAEGFAVVAAVGGDGTVNEVGRGLLGTETTLGIIPQGSGNGLARHLKVPLGLADALRRLAAPTFSRMDVGVINGHPFFCTAGLGFDAHVSQHFAQAGSRGLSTYLQVTLREYRRYRPVPVQANLNGQEISTDCYVLAFANASQYGNNAYIAPLADLRDGLLDVCLIDVLPVGRAFRVSLAMALGTLPQSKAAEYFRVPRGRVVAAAPIGFHVDGDYLGHATEFDVELLPLALAVAV; this is translated from the coding sequence TTGCCCAAAACCTGCTTCGTTCTGAACCCCAAGGCCGGCCCCAGCCAGCGCCACGACATGCCCGCCCTGATTGCGCGGTACTTCGGTGCGCGGGAAACCGACTACGAAATTTGGCCCACGGAATACGCCGGGCATGCTGTGGAGCTGGCCCGCACGGCTGCCGCCGAAGGCTTTGCCGTGGTGGCTGCCGTGGGCGGCGATGGCACCGTGAACGAAGTGGGGAGGGGCTTGTTGGGCACCGAAACTACCCTGGGCATCATCCCGCAGGGCTCGGGCAATGGCCTGGCCCGCCACCTAAAGGTGCCGCTGGGCCTGGCCGATGCGCTGCGCCGGCTGGCCGCGCCCACCTTCAGCCGCATGGACGTGGGCGTGATAAACGGCCACCCGTTCTTCTGCACCGCCGGGCTGGGGTTTGATGCGCACGTGAGCCAGCACTTCGCCCAGGCCGGCTCGCGGGGCCTGAGCACGTACTTGCAGGTAACGCTGCGCGAGTATCGCCGCTACCGCCCGGTGCCCGTGCAGGCCAACCTCAATGGTCAGGAAATCAGCACCGATTGCTACGTGCTGGCCTTCGCCAATGCCTCGCAATACGGCAACAACGCCTATATTGCCCCCCTGGCCGACCTGCGCGACGGCCTGCTCGACGTGTGCCTGATTGATGTCCTGCCCGTGGGCCGGGCCTTCCGCGTGAGCCTGGCCATGGCCCTCGGTACCCTCCCGCAAAGCAAGGCGGCCGAATATTTTCGGGTGCCGCGCGGCCGGGTGGTGGCCGCCGCGCCCATCGGTTTTCACGTCGATGGCGACTACCTGGGCCATGCTACCGAGTTCGACGTAGAGCTGCTGCCGCTGGCCTTGGCCGTGGCGGTGTAG
- a CDS encoding translation initiation factor has translation MKQNRTGVVYSTNPDFSFQTDEAAAATTLPPQQQQLRVQLDKKQRGGKQVTLVTGFMGTDGDLQALGKLLKTKCGVGGSAKDGEIVVQGDFRDKVLEVLIKEGYKAKKAGG, from the coding sequence ATGAAACAGAACCGTACCGGCGTGGTCTATTCCACCAATCCCGATTTCTCCTTCCAAACCGATGAAGCGGCGGCGGCCACCACGTTGCCCCCCCAGCAGCAGCAGCTGCGCGTGCAGCTCGATAAAAAGCAGCGCGGCGGCAAGCAGGTCACCCTCGTAACTGGTTTTATGGGCACCGACGGGGACTTGCAGGCGCTCGGTAAGCTCCTCAAAACCAAGTGTGGCGTGGGCGGCAGCGCCAAGGACGGCGAAATAGTGGTGCAGGGTGACTTCCGCGATAAGGTGCTGGAAGTGCTGATTAAGGAAGGCTACAAGGCCAAGAAAGCCGGCGGCTGA
- a CDS encoding DUF1622 domain-containing protein, whose amino-acid sequence MILRLTPVFSALPETARDVTSVHGRAESTIIDAVLWLKLGVETVGAGIIALGIISAGWLLIKALSRGQTADFTAIRLALARYLALALEFQLGADILSTAISPSWEQLGKLGTIAIIRTALNYFLSREMRDERHQTNTETPAVADRADS is encoded by the coding sequence ATGATTTTGCGGCTTACTCCTGTTTTTTCGGCCCTGCCCGAAACGGCCCGCGACGTGACTTCTGTGCACGGCCGGGCCGAAAGCACGATTATCGACGCCGTGCTGTGGCTGAAGCTGGGCGTGGAAACCGTGGGCGCGGGCATCATTGCGCTGGGCATTATCAGCGCGGGCTGGCTGTTGATAAAGGCCCTGAGCCGGGGCCAGACGGCCGATTTTACGGCTATTCGGCTGGCACTGGCCCGGTACCTGGCCCTGGCGCTGGAGTTTCAGCTGGGGGCCGATATTCTTTCGACGGCCATTTCGCCCAGCTGGGAGCAATTGGGCAAGCTCGGGACCATTGCCATCATCCGCACGGCCCTCAACTACTTTCTCTCCCGCGAAATGCGCGACGAGCGCCACCAGACCAACACCGAAACGCCGGCCGTGGCAGACCGCGCCGATAGCTAA
- the kdsB gene encoding 3-deoxy-manno-octulosonate cytidylyltransferase produces MVLGLIPARFASTRLPGKPLVDLGGQSMIQRVVRQAQQANLARVVVATDDARILRHVQDFGGEAVLTHPDHPSGTDRLWEAFQQLGSPADVHCIVNIQGDEPFIHPAQINALADLFADAATAPAIATLVKPVLTAEELFSPHLPKVVLSQQGHALYFSRHPLPYQRGREPAEWLAHHRYLRHLGLYAYQPQVLAQLTRLPVSPLEAAESLEQLRWLEAGFQIRCAETELDAFGIDTPEDVARARARLGV; encoded by the coding sequence ATGGTACTTGGCCTGATTCCCGCCCGCTTTGCCTCCACCCGCCTGCCCGGCAAGCCGCTCGTCGATTTGGGCGGCCAGAGCATGATTCAGCGGGTGGTGCGGCAGGCCCAGCAAGCCAACCTGGCCCGCGTAGTGGTGGCCACCGATGATGCGCGCATCCTGCGTCACGTACAGGATTTTGGGGGCGAGGCCGTGCTCACCCACCCCGACCACCCCAGCGGCACCGACCGCTTGTGGGAGGCCTTCCAGCAGCTCGGCAGCCCGGCCGACGTGCATTGCATCGTCAATATTCAGGGCGATGAGCCGTTCATTCACCCCGCCCAAATCAACGCCCTGGCCGATTTATTCGCCGATGCCGCCACCGCGCCCGCCATTGCCACGCTGGTGAAGCCGGTGCTCACGGCGGAAGAGTTATTCAGCCCGCACCTGCCCAAAGTGGTGCTCAGCCAGCAGGGCCACGCCCTGTATTTCAGCCGCCACCCCCTGCCCTACCAGCGCGGCCGCGAGCCGGCCGAGTGGCTGGCCCACCACCGCTACCTGCGCCACCTCGGCCTGTATGCCTACCAGCCGCAGGTACTGGCGCAGCTCACGCGCCTGCCCGTGTCGCCCCTCGAAGCCGCCGAAAGCTTGGAGCAATTGCGCTGGCTGGAGGCCGGTTTCCAGATTCGCTGCGCGGAAACCGAACTGGATGCGTTCGGTATTGACACGCCGGAGGATGTGGCGCGGGCGCGGGCGCGGCTGGGCGTTTAG
- a CDS encoding DPBB and LysM peptidoglycan-binding domain-containing protein, which yields MTVILSLLTLLALGGPGPGKPGHAKSAPADSIGQEMRGGQRFVKHRVAAGETLTALTRRYHVTLAQLTEANPQIKNGLGVGQIVYVPRPAAGRATTAAAPDKTPTAVAPVAVPARYTVVKGETLFGIARKFQLTPDELIKLNKLPAGGTVRVGQLLILTGTAETAAAPATAKTAPVRPIEVEAVPATPAKAPAPDKPAQVATVTPDREEEKEDRTPSRASEVLARVVESGLGAPIEKSITDKYLALHKTAPVGTIMQVKNAMNGLSVYVRVIGKLPDTGENNNVLVRLSPRAVQKLGTADSRFRVETNYIPQ from the coding sequence ATGACTGTAATTCTTTCGTTGCTGACGCTGCTGGCCCTGGGCGGTCCCGGTCCGGGCAAACCCGGCCACGCCAAAAGTGCCCCTGCCGACTCCATTGGCCAGGAAATGCGCGGCGGCCAGCGCTTCGTGAAGCACCGCGTGGCGGCTGGCGAAACCCTCACCGCCCTCACGCGCCGCTACCACGTCACCCTGGCCCAACTCACAGAGGCCAACCCGCAGATTAAAAACGGGCTCGGCGTGGGCCAGATTGTGTACGTGCCCCGCCCCGCCGCCGGCCGCGCTACAACTGCTGCCGCGCCCGATAAAACCCCCACGGCCGTCGCGCCCGTGGCCGTGCCTGCTCGCTACACCGTGGTGAAGGGCGAAACTCTGTTCGGTATTGCCCGCAAGTTTCAGCTCACGCCCGATGAGCTGATTAAACTCAACAAGCTGCCCGCCGGCGGCACCGTGCGCGTGGGCCAGCTGCTCATCCTCACCGGCACGGCCGAAACCGCTGCCGCCCCGGCCACCGCCAAAACCGCGCCCGTGCGCCCCATTGAGGTAGAAGCCGTGCCCGCCACGCCCGCCAAGGCCCCGGCCCCCGATAAGCCCGCCCAGGTAGCCACCGTGACGCCCGACCGCGAGGAAGAAAAGGAGGACCGCACCCCCAGCCGCGCCAGCGAAGTACTGGCCCGCGTGGTGGAGTCCGGCCTCGGCGCGCCCATCGAAAAGAGCATTACCGATAAGTACCTTGCCCTGCACAAAACGGCCCCCGTGGGCACCATCATGCAGGTGAAAAATGCCATGAATGGCCTCTCGGTGTACGTGCGCGTCATCGGCAAGCTGCCCGATACGGGTGAGAACAACAACGTGCTGGTGCGCCTCTCGCCCCGCGCCGTGCAGAAGCTCGGCACCGCCGACTCCCGCTTCCGCGTGGAGACGAATTACATCCCGCAGTAG
- a CDS encoding TIGR02757 family protein, whose protein sequence is MNIAQLRRQLDAQYERYNRPEFIKNDPIQIPHRFTQRPDIEIAALFAALLAWGQRPTIINKCNELLRRMDDAPHQFITQHQDEDLKKLLGFCHRTFCDTDLLYFVHFLRHWYGQHDTLETAFLVGHTQRERLINFHNHFFSLPDAPQRTRKHVATPARKSACKRVNMYLRWLVRRDEHGVDFGLWTRLSPADLIMPIDLHVERQARPLGLLTRKLVDWEAAEELTANLRLLDPSDPVKYDFALFGAGVDK, encoded by the coding sequence GTGAACATCGCCCAGCTCCGCCGCCAGCTCGATGCGCAATACGAGCGCTACAACCGTCCCGAGTTCATCAAAAACGACCCCATTCAAATTCCCCACCGCTTCACCCAGCGGCCGGATATTGAAATCGCGGCCCTGTTTGCGGCGCTATTGGCCTGGGGGCAGCGGCCAACCATCATCAATAAGTGCAACGAGCTGCTGCGCCGCATGGACGATGCCCCGCACCAGTTCATCACCCAGCACCAGGACGAGGACTTGAAGAAGCTGCTCGGTTTCTGCCACCGCACATTCTGCGATACTGATTTGCTCTATTTCGTGCATTTCCTGCGCCATTGGTACGGGCAGCACGACACGCTGGAAACCGCGTTTCTGGTGGGCCACACGCAGCGCGAGCGGCTGATAAACTTCCACAACCATTTCTTCAGTCTGCCCGATGCGCCCCAGCGCACCCGCAAACACGTGGCCACGCCGGCCCGCAAATCGGCCTGCAAGCGGGTGAACATGTACCTGCGCTGGTTGGTGCGCCGCGACGAGCACGGCGTGGATTTCGGCCTCTGGACCCGCCTCTCGCCCGCCGACCTCATCATGCCCATCGACCTGCACGTCGAGCGCCAGGCCCGCCCCCTGGGCCTGCTCACCCGCAAGCTCGTGGACTGGGAAGCGGCGGAGGAACTGACGGCTAACCTGCGTTTGCTGGACCCCAGCGACCCGGTGAAATACGATTTCGCGCTCTTTGGGGCGGGGGTGGATAAGTGA
- a CDS encoding transposase family protein — MNYVALRERPTQFLALTSLLPAEFDDLLTDFTPRWERYHRYHTLDGDRRRIPAHRERANATLAGTGTKLFFLLTYLKTNFLQQHQAASFGVSQTRVSRLAGPLLDVLNQTLAARHLLPVRDGAQLAQRLAAHPVKVFTCDGVERGIPRNADRAAQEEEYSAKKKSTP, encoded by the coding sequence ATGAATTATGTGGCCCTGCGCGAGCGGCCGACGCAGTTTTTGGCCTTGACCAGCCTGCTGCCCGCCGAATTTGATGACCTGCTCACTGACTTTACGCCCCGTTGGGAGCGCTACCACCGCTACCATACCCTCGACGGCGACCGGCGGCGCATCCCGGCGCACCGGGAACGGGCCAACGCCACCTTAGCGGGCACCGGCACGAAGCTTTTTTTCTTGCTGACCTACCTCAAAACCAATTTCTTGCAGCAGCACCAGGCTGCCAGCTTCGGCGTGTCGCAGACCCGCGTGAGCCGCCTGGCGGGCCCCTTGCTCGACGTGCTCAACCAGACGCTGGCCGCCCGGCACCTGCTGCCCGTGCGCGACGGGGCGCAGCTGGCCCAGCGCCTGGCCGCGCACCCGGTGAAGGTCTTCACCTGCGACGGGGTGGAGCGCGGCATTCCGCGCAACGCCGACCGGGCAGCACAGGAAGAAGAGTACAGCGCCAAAAAAAAGTCCACGCCCTGA
- a CDS encoding transposase family protein, with translation MGFLGHRPPGVLIEMPHKKPPKGELTFSQLLYNQLLSSLRVVIEHVHSGIKRLRMVRDKLRLRGDWFRDTVMVVACGLHNLRVRSQHRAYLTHAPANLDK, from the coding sequence TTGGGCTTCCTCGGCCATCGGCCGCCGGGGGTGCTCATCGAGATGCCCCATAAGAAGCCGCCGAAAGGCGAGCTGACCTTTTCCCAGCTGCTCTACAACCAGTTGCTCAGCTCATTGCGGGTGGTCATTGAACACGTCCACAGCGGCATCAAGCGCTTACGGATGGTCCGCGACAAGCTGCGCCTACGCGGCGACTGGTTTCGCGACACCGTGATGGTGGTGGCTTGCGGACTGCACAACCTGCGCGTCCGCAGCCAACACCGGGCTTATCTCACACACGCACCCGCCAATCTTGACAAGTAG
- a CDS encoding endonuclease MutS2 yields MLLPQHFEQKIGFTTLREQLEANCLSALGRHYVARMEFQPKHEPLLKLLQQADEFTYLLRSGADFPASHYHDAQAHLKRAALPGAYLDVAAFFEVKMSLRTIRQALSFFSDADPGLYPSLRLLGIGVQVDRNLLAALDKVVDDDGAVRDDASPLLRQIRQELIARQGQLRKQIAGILRHAKNEGWIPSDSEPTIRGGRLVLPVIAEHKRKVKGLIHDESASGQTVYIEPEAVFELNNDIKDLDNAYHRELIRILTALTDQLRPHIPDLRKAYSYLGLIDFIRAKARLAVTLDCRLPVLHNKPLLKWVKVRHPLLQLAFAQHKRDTGDPREVVPLDLELNHEQRILIISGPNAGGKSVSLKTVGLVQFMLQMGLLIPCADNSEAGVFEDIFLDIGDEQSLENDLSTYSSHLLAMKQFMLLSGKKSLVLIDEFGTGTEPSLGGAIAEAVLDQLNRSRVYGVITTHYTNLKNFAERTPHLVNGAMRYDPEKLQPLYRLEVGKPGSSFAIEIARKIGLPKEVVERATQLVGKDKIRYDRLLESLEKEKTELETRTAEAAKAERRLKSAAKEYQDLKQHLEDTKLETLRTAKQQAKALLVNTNQQIEATIGEIRRGNADKEINKAAREKLDNFVKKELQIEPPKPKATRERAEAGDLKPGDKVALFGQEGHGEVVSVKGQTAEVMFGGMKTLTKLGQLEKLGRAEIREREQAAKSKKSKLSGGSSGGGNGVNITDRMAGFSPTLDLRGERAEDALTKTMSFVDDAVMLGMPEIKLLHGRGNGVLRQVVRNYLRSQRAVASVADEHADRGGDGVTIAVLK; encoded by the coding sequence TTGCTGTTACCCCAACACTTCGAACAAAAAATCGGCTTCACCACCCTGCGCGAGCAGCTTGAGGCCAATTGCCTTTCCGCCCTGGGCCGGCACTACGTGGCCCGCATGGAGTTCCAGCCCAAGCACGAGCCCCTGCTGAAACTGCTCCAACAGGCCGACGAATTCACTTACCTGCTGCGCTCCGGGGCCGATTTTCCGGCCTCGCACTACCACGATGCCCAGGCCCACCTCAAGCGCGCCGCCCTGCCGGGCGCCTACCTCGACGTGGCCGCCTTCTTCGAGGTAAAGATGAGCCTGCGAACCATCCGGCAGGCGTTGAGCTTCTTCTCCGATGCCGACCCCGGCCTGTACCCCTCGCTGCGCCTGCTGGGCATCGGCGTCCAGGTCGACCGCAATTTGCTGGCCGCGCTGGACAAAGTGGTGGACGACGACGGCGCGGTGCGCGACGACGCGAGCCCGCTGCTGCGCCAGATTCGGCAGGAGCTCATTGCCCGCCAGGGCCAGCTGCGCAAGCAGATTGCCGGCATCCTGCGCCACGCCAAAAACGAGGGCTGGATTCCCAGCGACTCCGAGCCTACGATACGCGGCGGGCGGCTGGTGCTGCCCGTCATCGCCGAGCACAAGCGCAAGGTGAAGGGCCTGATTCACGACGAATCGGCCTCGGGCCAGACGGTTTACATCGAGCCGGAAGCCGTTTTTGAGCTCAATAACGACATCAAGGACCTCGACAATGCCTATCACCGCGAGCTGATTCGCATCCTCACGGCCCTCACCGACCAGCTGCGGCCCCACATCCCGGACCTGCGCAAAGCCTATTCCTACCTCGGGCTGATTGACTTTATCAGAGCCAAAGCCCGGCTGGCTGTCACCCTCGACTGCCGCCTGCCCGTGCTGCACAACAAGCCCCTGCTGAAGTGGGTGAAAGTGCGCCACCCGCTGCTCCAGCTGGCCTTTGCCCAGCACAAGCGCGACACCGGCGACCCCCGCGAAGTAGTGCCCCTGGACCTGGAGCTGAACCACGAGCAGCGCATCCTCATCATCTCCGGCCCCAACGCGGGCGGCAAATCGGTGAGCCTGAAAACCGTGGGCCTTGTGCAGTTTATGCTGCAGATGGGCCTGCTCATTCCCTGTGCCGACAACTCCGAAGCCGGCGTATTCGAGGATATTTTCCTGGACATCGGCGACGAGCAGAGCCTGGAAAATGACCTTTCGACCTACTCCTCGCACCTGCTGGCAATGAAGCAATTCATGCTGCTGTCCGGTAAGAAGAGCCTGGTGCTGATTGACGAATTCGGCACCGGCACCGAGCCCAGCCTGGGCGGGGCCATTGCCGAAGCCGTGCTCGACCAGTTGAACCGCAGCCGTGTGTACGGCGTCATCACCACCCACTACACCAACCTCAAGAACTTCGCCGAGCGCACCCCGCACCTCGTGAACGGGGCCATGCGCTACGACCCGGAGAAATTGCAGCCGCTCTACCGCCTCGAAGTGGGCAAGCCGGGTTCGTCGTTCGCCATCGAAATAGCCCGCAAAATCGGCCTGCCGAAGGAGGTAGTGGAACGTGCCACCCAGCTGGTGGGCAAGGACAAAATCCGCTACGACCGCCTGCTCGAAAGCCTCGAAAAGGAGAAAACCGAGCTCGAAACCCGTACTGCCGAGGCTGCTAAAGCCGAGCGCCGCCTCAAAAGCGCCGCCAAGGAATACCAGGACCTCAAGCAGCACCTCGAAGACACTAAGCTTGAAACACTGCGCACGGCTAAGCAGCAGGCCAAAGCCTTGTTGGTGAACACTAACCAGCAAATCGAAGCCACCATCGGCGAAATCCGGCGTGGCAATGCCGACAAGGAAATCAACAAGGCCGCTCGCGAGAAGCTTGATAACTTCGTCAAGAAAGAGCTACAAATAGAGCCGCCCAAGCCCAAAGCCACCCGCGAGCGCGCCGAGGCCGGCGACCTCAAGCCCGGCGATAAAGTGGCCCTGTTCGGCCAGGAAGGCCACGGCGAAGTAGTGAGCGTGAAAGGCCAGACCGCCGAAGTCATGTTCGGTGGCATGAAGACGCTGACCAAGCTCGGCCAGCTCGAAAAGCTGGGCCGGGCCGAAATCCGCGAGCGCGAGCAGGCTGCCAAATCCAAGAAATCAAAGCTCAGCGGCGGCAGCTCCGGCGGTGGCAACGGTGTGAACATCACTGACCGCATGGCCGGTTTCAGCCCCACCCTCGACCTGCGCGGCGAGCGTGCCGAAGACGCCCTCACCAAAACCATGAGCTTCGTCGATGACGCCGTGATGCTGGGCATGCCCGAAATCAAGCTCCTGCACGGCCGCGGCAACGGCGTGCTCCGCCAGGTGGTGCGCAACTACCTCCGCTCCCAACGCGCCGTAGCCAGCGTGGCCGACGAGCACGCCGACCGGGGCGGCGATGGCGTGACCATTGCCGTGCTGAAGTAG